The Branchiostoma lanceolatum isolate klBraLanc5 chromosome 5, klBraLanc5.hap2, whole genome shotgun sequence region TTGATGATTTATTATATTCATTGTTTTACAATTTGATCAGATCGTGTCGGGACGAGCATCCCAAGATCCACCGCCCGTGTGGTGCAGCGTCAAGTGAACGTCAGGAGTGAAAATAAAATCTACATCGCAGATACGCAGTCTGAAAACGGAACGTCATGGCGCCACGTGCTAAGAAAAGTAAGAGCAAAGGGAGGGTAAAGAAACACGTCTGTCAGTACTGtgactacaaaacaaaaaactcGGTGCATTTCAAATATCACGTCAggaaacacaccggtgagagaccatACCAGTGCCAGCAGTGCGAGTACTCTGCATCACGGGAGAAGACCCTGGATATGCACATCATGATAAAACACACCGGTGACAGACCACATCGCTGCGAACACTGTGACTATTCAGCGGCAAACAAAACTGTCTTTGCCAATCACGTGATGgcgactcacacaggtgagagaccATTTCagttagcctcctgtgcaggcttcctataacaatgccctctatatgaggccgaaagaaacgatttatataattaattctcctagcttttaccatttgaatagcttacaaaaatccatatcactactgaaatcaacaaacccacttacgatgaaaaacgtgggtgtcttcattttccactgccttcaaaaaagaagtcaaacccaaccatagtcaaccttagttaacttagaactttgacagtagtctagataactatttttgattcccatgtattcccatgtacttgtttgtccgcaattagccttcgggcatgaacttgcaataaagttattattaagtTATTATATTATTAAAGTTATCTACAGATAGATAACGGCGaacgtccctcggctacacaactcccttggctacacaactcccttgccggcattacaccttgcccccccccccaatatatacgcccccccccccccccccccaatatatacgccggcgtgcgcccaATGCACACGTAATGCGTTTCTTAATCGTTCAAGTTGTGATAGTTTTAggcacgcaggcacacgcaaggcacggcccagtacgcctgatatttttgaaactaccgaaaactttcgtgcgaacgctgggaCGCAGCTCAGATGTTATAAAAACGCAGTtcacacgtccgacatcggtcgagtaaggtacgagcgcgctttgtgtttgcgctcCAATCGtcgtaatacgcttctcttgtggcacgatctctgcgcagcgaccacatcgcgcacttgcagcgcagatacaacgcatgatgatcgaccgtatagcgaataagaatatacgtcacgaattaatgtcgttcgtcctgcgatcgggcagcgcattgcacgtaccagtagcgtctgacaaacgcacagatagctaacggatatcgttcacatagcgtgctcgacgaacatccggggcatattccagatttggtataAATACGAGGGCACCTCTGACTCCAGGGTGGATAGACCTTCCGAACATGGCAGATCCAGGCCATAACCGGCGACACCCCATGTTTGCTGTCATCCAACACCAGCATGACATCGTCAACCTACAACTCCATCTCCTTCgtgaaagaaagagaagaaggagaagagcaCGCCAAAGGACCGTCTGGGTCCGGCCGTGGATAGAGAGaagacaacagtttgggatctatCACCAATTGATGGTGGAGCTACGAAACGAAGACACAAGGGCCTTCCAAAACTTCATGAGAATGCCCCCTGCCATGTATGGTGAGTTGCTGGCGAGAGTGGGAAGGAGACTCTCCAAGGAAGATACCTTCATGAGACACCCCCTGGAACCAGGCTTGATGCTGGCGTTGACTCTTCATCATATCATCTCTGGAAACACGTACGCACCCATGAAGTTTGCTAGGCGAGTACCACACAACACCATATCTGTGATTGTCCCACAAGTCTGTGAAGCTACCATAGTAGAGTACTTGGATCAGGTGATGGTTTGCCCAAGTACACCCAACCAATGGCATCAGATAGCTGACAGGTTCCTCCAGAAGTGGAACTTTCCACATACATGTGGCGCTATTGATGGAAAGCACGTGGCCTGCCGATGTCCTGAGAATAGTGGTTCCGTGTACTTCAACTACAAGGGGTCGTCGAGTATGCTGCACCTGTTTGGCAGTCTGGACTCCCTGTCAGCCTCAGTAATAAGCTCGAGAAAGTGCAGCGTCGTGCATTGAGAATCATTCTCGGTGCCGACTTCACTTCTTACTCTGAAGCATGTGAGCGACTCGACCTGCCAACCCTCCAAACACGCCGCCAAGAACTGACCGTGAAGTTTGCCCAGTCACTCGAACATTCCGAACTGTACAGACATTTCCTGCCCCCTGTAAGATTGGAAGTGAGTGGCAGAAAGACCAGGTCATCTCACAAACTAAACAGCGTGTTCTGTAGAACTGAGAGATATCACTCAAGTGCAATTCCATATATGATACGGTTGTTGAACAACATCTGATATATTGTTAATTACAGCCCATTCTTTGATGTCGTACTTTCGTCAGTATGTAATACTCCTGtttgtcaaatttgaaatgttCTATATACCGTGTAAGTAACATAGGCTTTCATTGAAGCTATTTTAACCTGTCAAATGTCAGTGATTAGTGTGTAAGTCATCTTGACATTTTAATACTTTGTCTTTTGTAACGAAAAcccacgcaattcagcctgtgGCTGCCATGTGGTGTTTcgctgtttgattgtttgaatcgaataaaaccattattattatactCCATCTTGCTCTTTGCCATGGTCGACGCGGACTACAAGTTTATCTGGCGGATATTGGCGGCTTAGGTTCTGCATCTGACGCACAGGTCTTCAATGGCAGTGAACTGAAGGAGTGCATAGAGGATGGTACCATTGGCTTTCAAGATCCTGAGCCTCTCCCCAATGACACCCAAGATGTTCCCTTCTTCATCACTGGTGACGCTTTCTCGCTTAGGACCACCCTGATGAAACCGTACAGTCGCAGGTGTATGagcagagaagaaaaaaatcttcaacTACCGTATCTCTCGTGCCAGGAGGGTCGTGGAGAATGCCTTTGGTATTCTGTCCAACAGATTCCAGGTGATGCTCACCACCATGAAGCACGAACCCTCCACTGTGAAGCTCATCGTCACAACATGTGTGGTCCTCCACAACCTGATGAGGATCCGGTACCCAGCACTCCAGGATGAAGAGCTGGACCAGGCAGAGAATGCAGATGGTGAATTCGTTGCTGAGACTTGGAGAGATGGTCGCAACCTGCAGGACACCATCGATGTGGCTGGTCCCAACAGAGCCACCAGGGACGGGAAGATGCAGAGGAACCTGATAAAGCACTGGCTCAACTCTGAAGCCGGCTCTGTCCCATGGCAGGATGATATGATTTAATGTACTTGACATGTATCATTGTGTATAAGTGATTACCttaccttagatcctcccgcagctttgttgcataggtcaacttggctcCGGATACTTCTCCTCCAAAGGTTGCGGTCTTGTGCCGCTACTACCATTTCCTCCAGTATAagtgatacatatatatatatatctgacTTTAGTTGCCGACATGTACCGTActactttttgtgtgaaatcacATGTTACAAGGGTGCACCATTTGACATGTATTATTGTGTATAATCAATATATGGCTTTACTTGCTGGCAGTAGAGACAGAGCAATTTTGAAAAAGATCATTTGACGTTTTGGATAAAGATCTTCAATACCCAAtgtggtgtgtgtgtatcttATTGTATTAATTGtgcttgttttcatttttaagTGTTGATTGTTTCAATTGTGTACATAATGAAGGGAGGGTACAGCTTGATATATCTTTGAATAGctttttgttatgtttgtgtaAGTGAGGCATTTTACGGTCGGGTGTCTGCTTTAGTTCAtggcaaagaaaaaacaaatgcAACCTTGATAGGGCAGTTAACTTTTAATGAAAATCAAACTTCAACTAGTTACAAAACTCTCTTCTTTGCTCGTGGCTTTTGGGGGGTAGCAGACGAGGCCTGAGGTGATGGTGACCCGGAGGTCTGCTCCTTCTCACCACCCTCGTTTGCAGGCTGGTGATCAGGGGAGTGAGAATGGACAGCTTCGCCTGATGGGCTTCGCCtgatattgacagtcctataattttccaattacatgagatatggtgtttgcattaattatacaaattaggaatttatttgcataattggtatctgttgatgatccact contains the following coding sequences:
- the LOC136435929 gene encoding uncharacterized protein translates to MAPRAKKSKSKGRVKKHVCQYCDYKTKNSVHFKYHVRKHTGERPYQCQQCEYSASREKTLDMHIMIKHTGDRPHRCEHCDYSAANKTVFANHVMATHTGWIDLPNMADPGHNRRHPMFAVIQHQHDIVNLQLHLLRERKRRRRRARQRTVWVRPWIERRQQFGIYHQLMVELRNEDTRAFQNFMRMPPAMYGELLARVGRRLSKEDTFMRHPLEPGLMLALTLHHIISGNTYAPMKFARRVPHNTISVIVPQVCEATIVEYLDQVMVCPSTPNQWHQIADRFLQKWNFPHTCGAIDGKHVACRCPENSGSVYFNYKGSSSMLHLFGSLDSLSASVFNGSELKECIEDGTIGFQDPEPLPNDTQDVPFFITGDAFSLRTTLMKPRVVENAFGILSNRFQVMLTTMKHEPSTVKLIVTTCVVLHNLMRIRYPALQDEELDQAENADGEFVAETWRDGRNLQDTIDVAGPNRATRDGKMQRNLIKHWLNSEAGSVPWQDDMI